One Candidatus Obscuribacterales bacterium genomic window carries:
- a CDS encoding transposase: MPRRTFTKEQKLDLIAEAQESSFSAVAEKYDLQSSQLFDWNKKLLGSRRLSTVDEDELTLSKELYSDIQQIKTIQRLIVDGSDSLLAKLRNSRSDACNQANAVRAISSAFCELQTRKTELLDRLALCATPQADVIEDDPARAFLKSPAVRRIGEMASIEIIKEYILKKEITSVQKSSNVPVLS; this comes from the coding sequence ATGCCAAGAAGAACCTTCACTAAAGAACAAAAACTTGACCTTATCGCAGAAGCCCAGGAATCGAGCTTTTCTGCTGTGGCGGAAAAGTATGACTTGCAATCTAGCCAGCTATTTGACTGGAATAAAAAACTATTGGGAAGCAGGCGGTTGTCCACAGTTGACGAAGATGAGCTTACGTTATCCAAAGAACTCTATTCAGACATTCAACAAATTAAGACGATCCAACGGCTAATCGTTGATGGCAGCGATAGTCTGTTGGCGAAACTACGAAATAGTCGTAGTGATGCTTGTAATCAAGCCAATGCCGTTCGTGCAATCAGCTCTGCCTTCTGCGAGCTTCAAACTCGGAAGACTGAACTTTTGGATCGGTTGGCTTTATGCGCGACTCCTCAAGCGGATGTAATCGAGGATGATCCTGCCAGAGCATTCTTAAAGTCTCCAGCGGTGCGCAGAATTGGTGAAATGGCCAGTATCGAGATTATCAAAGAATACATACTGAAAAAAGAAATTACCAGCGTTCAAAAATCGAGCAACGTGCCAGTTTTATCATAA
- a CDS encoding HNH endonuclease, producing MAVAPLKICAEIGCKATGTKSRCDQHALKERRDREARRPKDHNKDYNSTEWKQERKEYLEENPFCEWLLDDGSTCNQIAKHVDHKETLRAGGRNDKRNYQALCHSHHSHKTAKYDGGFGNKKRSA from the coding sequence TTGGCAGTAGCACCATTAAAGATCTGTGCAGAAATAGGATGCAAGGCAACGGGCACTAAGTCTCGTTGCGATCAGCATGCATTGAAAGAGCGTAGAGATCGGGAAGCTAGACGACCCAAGGACCACAACAAAGACTACAACTCAACAGAATGGAAGCAAGAGAGGAAAGAATACCTCGAAGAGAATCCATTCTGCGAGTGGTTGTTAGATGATGGCTCAACATGCAACCAGATCGCTAAGCATGTAGACCACAAAGAAACATTGCGAGCTGGTGGCAGGAACGACAAGCGTAACTACCAGGCTTTGTGTCACTCACATCACTCACATAAGACTGCTAAATACGATGGTGGCTTCGGAAATAAGAAGAGGTCAGCATGA
- a CDS encoding energy transducer TonB → MKLFYKVLLLVIAFYCGSYADAQQNIQLASHAPGYRDRLLYALAETWTRENGPITEISIAPDGTLAWVVVIESSGDDKLDKQALDAIKQMRLPALPEWTKVRPLTKPIAFYFNMSKLHTGNIKDAVFRPEPARDSLNRIVTSPVCTSQSGRRLTVHIKTVRQNIASWWESAGFHTGAPIVQIDIQADGAIRNVRIIQSTNSPNIDQAIVEKLQAVRFKPCPEIAGLASDHGLRMTVDLQTGETPPEYRSIKSSPTIDSIHKQVE, encoded by the coding sequence ATGAAACTCTTTTATAAGGTGTTGCTCTTGGTCATAGCATTTTATTGTGGTAGCTATGCTGATGCACAACAAAACATTCAGTTAGCGTCTCATGCGCCTGGTTACCGCGACAGATTGCTCTACGCCTTGGCAGAGACATGGACTCGTGAGAACGGACCAATAACAGAGATTTCTATTGCGCCAGACGGTACATTAGCTTGGGTCGTAGTTATTGAAAGCAGCGGTGACGATAAATTAGACAAGCAAGCATTGGATGCCATCAAGCAAATGAGGCTCCCGGCACTCCCCGAGTGGACGAAGGTACGTCCACTAACAAAGCCAATTGCTTTTTACTTCAACATGTCGAAACTTCACACTGGTAACATTAAGGATGCAGTTTTTAGACCTGAACCGGCACGAGATTCGCTAAATCGGATTGTTACTTCACCGGTATGTACCAGTCAGTCTGGTCGACGGCTAACAGTCCACATCAAAACAGTCCGACAAAATATTGCGTCCTGGTGGGAAAGTGCTGGATTCCATACAGGCGCCCCAATAGTTCAAATTGATATACAGGCAGATGGAGCAATTCGCAACGTCAGAATAATACAGTCAACCAATTCGCCAAACATCGACCAAGCTATTGTTGAGAAGTTGCAAGCAGTTCGCTTTAAACCTTGCCCCGAAATTGCTGGCTTGGCCAGTGATCATGGATTAAGAATGACAGTAGATTTGCAAACTGGAGAGACCCCACCTGAGTATAGGTCCATAAAATCATCACCTACTATTGATTCAATTCACAAACAAGTGGAATAA
- a CDS encoding site-specific integrase → MNYQFGNKAPSFFVLPSLQPTPAAQTKWQEPTLQHLIDAYLDRHIKKGKKAEKDIEEILRKNARPLMHKPLSAITSDDAETLHQDIGRRAKIIANRTIQYLRAAWNKGVIWNMCYGRNPFAGITRFPERARNRILSADEMNRLFFVLDNSRNRDLRDFVYLALFTGVRKAKILSMRWQDVNVPEHKWRTQENKNGEDQIIPLGMRELDIILSRPRISQWVFPSKVRRGAPIICIKEAWKGLTRKAKIDDLNIHDLRRSLASAMLEANVNVKIVQSAMHHKTLDTTLRVYGHTSKKAELEARQLVQDQWLGQDKKAS, encoded by the coding sequence ATGAACTATCAATTCGGTAACAAAGCCCCTTCTTTCTTTGTATTGCCTTCGCTGCAGCCAACGCCGGCAGCTCAAACAAAATGGCAAGAGCCAACCTTGCAGCATCTAATAGATGCTTATTTGGATCGCCATATAAAGAAGGGCAAGAAGGCTGAAAAGGACATAGAGGAAATCCTGAGAAAGAATGCGCGCCCATTGATGCATAAACCACTATCAGCAATAACGAGTGATGATGCTGAAACCTTGCACCAGGATATAGGTAGACGAGCAAAGATAATTGCTAATCGGACAATTCAATACCTACGGGCTGCTTGGAATAAGGGCGTCATTTGGAACATGTGTTATGGGCGGAATCCTTTTGCCGGCATAACTCGGTTTCCGGAACGGGCAAGGAATCGCATTCTAAGTGCCGATGAAATGAATAGGTTGTTCTTTGTATTGGATAACTCAAGAAACCGCGATCTGAGAGACTTCGTTTATCTCGCTCTATTTACTGGCGTTAGAAAAGCAAAGATCTTAAGCATGCGCTGGCAAGACGTTAATGTGCCCGAACATAAATGGAGAACACAAGAGAATAAGAATGGAGAGGACCAAATCATTCCATTGGGAATGCGTGAACTGGACATCATCTTGTCTCGACCCAGAATATCTCAATGGGTGTTTCCTTCAAAGGTAAGACGTGGCGCCCCAATTATATGTATTAAGGAAGCATGGAAAGGGTTAACGAGAAAAGCTAAGATCGACGATTTGAATATTCACGATTTGCGCAGAAGCTTAGCTTCAGCAATGCTAGAAGCTAATGTTAATGTCAAGATCGTTCAATCGGCAATGCATCATAAAACACTCGATACGACATTGCGTGTGTATGGACATACAAGCAAGAAAGCCGAATTAGAAGCTCGGCAGCTTGTACAAGACCAGTGGCTAGGTCAAGACAAGAAAGCTAGTTAA
- a CDS encoding phage portal protein, which yields MGILRGLLEKRSHPSNPSDKIVQLFGGGSQAYTGRFINTDQAMRYPVFAACVGVISSAAMTLPWFIYEYKKDDKKEIARKFSLYGLLHDQPHPNWTSADFVEFILVCLLTNGNFYALIERTEGGVITKLTPIHPSRVRIDYVKLLKDDPELVFYYQPKNGGAEIPLFLGRDLFYIRGMSLDGICGVSPIRMLMEAIGLGLAAEEFGAKLFGNGASPRGVLLHPNKLNGEKAKDLREQFERANSGLDNVNRVAVLEEGMKFESISLAADEAQFLETRKFQRSEIYGAMRVQAHKVGDLEHATFSNIEHQNIEFVQSTMLPWMRRIEQCARRDLLSTTEKLLYSIEFKLDGLLRGDIKTRYEAYAIGRQNGFLSGNDIRDLENMEPYEGGEIYWRPVNMVPADTPVAVPKEARTNNPYLIGLQEITQERRNHDAVIAEIKNVIADAVQRSVSKESKALTRQVEKVSRGGTLKEFQSWTDEFYGQFRTEMTTTLMPAVRALGALTEGFSDKAIDDIVGKHVERSIQLIGEIMSGDLGLSDKLKEMTRAISEWKETRKDELLDLLEDKANGS from the coding sequence GTGGGGATTCTTAGAGGACTGCTCGAAAAGAGATCACATCCCTCAAATCCTAGTGACAAGATCGTCCAGCTATTTGGTGGCGGTAGCCAGGCTTACACAGGTAGATTTATAAATACCGATCAGGCAATGAGGTATCCAGTCTTTGCTGCCTGCGTAGGCGTCATTTCGTCTGCTGCCATGACGTTGCCATGGTTCATCTATGAGTACAAAAAGGACGATAAAAAGGAAATAGCCCGAAAGTTTTCCCTTTATGGATTACTTCATGATCAACCTCATCCTAATTGGACGAGTGCTGACTTTGTTGAATTCATACTTGTCTGTCTGCTTACGAACGGTAATTTCTATGCTCTGATAGAAAGAACCGAAGGCGGCGTAATTACAAAGCTGACGCCGATTCATCCGTCCAGGGTTCGTATCGATTACGTCAAACTGCTGAAGGACGATCCGGAACTGGTGTTTTACTATCAGCCCAAGAATGGTGGCGCTGAGATCCCACTATTTTTAGGCAGGGATTTGTTCTATATAAGAGGAATGAGTCTTGACGGTATTTGTGGTGTAAGTCCTATCCGTATGCTTATGGAAGCAATTGGACTTGGACTAGCTGCAGAAGAATTTGGCGCGAAGCTATTCGGTAATGGCGCTTCTCCGCGTGGCGTGTTGCTTCATCCAAATAAGTTGAATGGAGAGAAAGCAAAGGATCTCCGAGAACAATTTGAACGGGCAAACTCCGGATTGGATAACGTCAACCGGGTTGCAGTCCTTGAAGAAGGAATGAAGTTTGAATCTATCTCATTGGCAGCCGATGAAGCCCAGTTCTTAGAGACACGAAAGTTTCAGCGCTCTGAAATATACGGCGCTATGCGTGTTCAGGCGCATAAGGTTGGGGATCTTGAACACGCGACCTTTTCCAACATTGAGCACCAGAATATTGAATTCGTGCAATCGACAATGTTGCCATGGATGCGCCGTATTGAACAATGTGCCCGTCGTGATCTTTTGAGCACTACGGAAAAACTGCTCTATAGCATCGAATTCAAGCTGGATGGTCTTTTGCGCGGTGACATCAAAACCCGTTATGAGGCTTATGCCATTGGCCGGCAGAATGGATTTTTGAGCGGCAATGATATTCGTGATCTTGAGAATATGGAACCGTACGAAGGTGGAGAGATTTATTGGCGACCAGTCAATATGGTGCCAGCAGATACGCCTGTAGCTGTTCCAAAGGAAGCGAGAACTAACAATCCTTATCTGATTGGTCTTCAGGAAATAACACAAGAGCGCCGGAATCATGACGCTGTGATTGCCGAAATCAAAAATGTAATTGCTGATGCTGTTCAAAGATCGGTATCAAAGGAAAGTAAGGCTCTTACCCGCCAAGTCGAGAAGGTTAGCCGTGGCGGAACCCTCAAGGAATTTCAGTCATGGACTGATGAGTTTTACGGTCAGTTCCGGACAGAAATGACGACGACTCTAATGCCGGCGGTAAGAGCATTAGGCGCGCTGACAGAAGGATTTTCCGACAAGGCAATCGACGATATTGTCGGCAAGCACGTTGAAAGGTCTATTCAATTAATAGGCGAAATCATGTCTGGTGATCTTGGATTGTCAGACAAGTTGAAGGAAATGACGCGGGCAATTTCTGAATGGAAAGAAACCCGTAAAGATGAACTGCTCGATCTTTTGGAGGATAAAGCAAATGGAAGTTAG
- a CDS encoding phage terminase small subunit P27 family, with translation MGRRGPAPKPTALKEAEGNPGKRPLNKREPKPDLALPKCPDFLSDLAKKEWDRVVGQLFRNRLMTDLDAMNLAGMCQALKRAVAADKILEKSGYTMTTMQGNEIQRPEVSISRNSWAEYRKFAVEFGMSPASRSRIQIDNNSGADEEDAADEEEFFS, from the coding sequence ATGGGTAGGAGGGGACCAGCTCCGAAGCCGACCGCGTTGAAAGAAGCGGAAGGCAACCCAGGTAAGCGCCCATTGAATAAGCGTGAACCAAAACCAGATCTTGCGCTGCCTAAGTGTCCGGATTTTCTGAGCGATTTAGCTAAGAAAGAATGGGATCGGGTAGTGGGTCAACTGTTTCGGAACAGACTGATGACCGATCTCGATGCCATGAATCTTGCTGGTATGTGCCAGGCATTGAAGCGCGCTGTTGCTGCCGACAAGATTTTAGAGAAGTCCGGATATACCATGACCACGATGCAGGGCAATGAAATTCAGCGCCCTGAAGTTTCGATTTCTCGTAATTCATGGGCTGAGTATCGGAAGTTTGCCGTTGAGTTCGGCATGAGTCCCGCTTCGCGCTCACGTATTCAGATCGATAACAATTCAGGTGCCGATGAAGAAGACGCAGCAGACGAAGAAGAATTCTTCAGCTAA
- a CDS encoding helix-turn-helix domain-containing protein, translated as MATRKSQSNEVIQEGFSIPELSQRYGISQTKWWHEVHTGRLGHVRIGRRVVITRAQLDEYLNRNAASIFDPRAKAKNVSVKRGGN; from the coding sequence ATGGCAACAAGAAAGTCACAATCGAACGAAGTTATACAGGAAGGTTTTTCAATTCCCGAGCTTTCCCAAAGGTATGGGATAAGCCAAACGAAATGGTGGCACGAGGTTCACACTGGACGTCTGGGGCACGTTCGTATCGGACGCCGGGTCGTTATAACTAGGGCACAGCTGGACGAATACCTTAATCGCAACGCTGCTTCCATTTTTGATCCAAGGGCAAAGGCAAAAAATGTGTCAGTAAAAAGAGGAGGTAATTAA
- a CDS encoding thermonuclease family protein encodes MANQQLIRIRLAKIDCPEKHQPFGQKAKQFTSSLSYNKTVTLKEHGKDRYGRTIGTVLLPDGRSLNKELVRTGLAWWYSKYAPNDTELDQLQLQARETKKGLWSDSNPIPPWEFRKQEKHDKYSTAHPTLPKPGPASPE; translated from the coding sequence TTGGCAAATCAACAATTAATACGTATCCGCTTAGCCAAAATTGATTGCCCAGAAAAACATCAGCCGTTTGGTCAAAAAGCCAAACAATTTACTTCTTCGCTCTCTTATAACAAAACCGTAACTCTAAAAGAGCATGGAAAGGACAGGTACGGTCGAACAATTGGCACTGTGTTGTTACCGGATGGCCGTAGCCTGAACAAAGAACTAGTGAGGACAGGACTCGCTTGGTGGTATTCCAAATACGCACCAAATGACACTGAACTTGATCAATTGCAGTTGCAAGCCAGAGAAACAAAGAAAGGACTATGGTCAGATTCAAATCCAATCCCACCTTGGGAGTTCAGGAAGCAAGAAAAACACGATAAATATTCGACAGCACATCCAACGCTACCAAAACCTGGTCCGGCTAGCCCAGAATGA
- a CDS encoding PDZ domain-containing protein, which translates to MRVYSAILIIGLFHVQLAMAQTFDLRAERNGSLDTAIQGQGSRSQVTESFGSYRSGSLDNNSSRLPQQGNADASMLYDSVHQRFPLSADENSNRWVLEGKEERAPAQKHGQTPIGVLGIKINLATAEVMLVFPQSDANRQGVNPGDQVIEVNGKAYNPATFQRLVRGVPGTTVQIRFRRGLQTKTFQLMRIDARAVAQYGDYYSFWASRTRFW; encoded by the coding sequence ATGCGAGTCTATTCTGCGATACTCATTATCGGATTGTTTCACGTACAGCTTGCAATGGCTCAGACGTTCGACTTGCGAGCTGAGAGAAACGGTTCTCTGGATACTGCCATTCAGGGACAGGGAAGCCGTAGCCAAGTCACTGAGTCGTTTGGTAGCTACAGGTCAGGTAGTCTAGACAACAATTCATCTCGTTTACCACAACAAGGGAACGCAGACGCCTCAATGCTATATGACTCTGTGCACCAACGGTTTCCATTGTCTGCGGATGAAAACAGCAACAGATGGGTATTAGAGGGCAAGGAAGAACGTGCGCCTGCTCAAAAGCATGGACAGACGCCGATTGGTGTCCTAGGAATCAAAATAAATCTTGCTACGGCTGAAGTAATGCTTGTTTTTCCTCAGAGTGATGCTAATCGACAGGGAGTTAATCCGGGCGATCAAGTTATTGAGGTTAATGGAAAGGCTTACAATCCAGCAACGTTCCAGCGTCTAGTTCGAGGTGTCCCGGGCACGACCGTCCAGATTAGGTTTAGGAGAGGACTGCAAACAAAGACGTTTCAATTAATGCGGATAGACGCACGAGCTGTAGCTCAGTACGGCGATTATTATTCATTCTGGGCTAGCCGGACCAGGTTTTGGTAG
- a CDS encoding 50S ribosomal protein L11 methyltransferase: protein MTDKRNWLQLEFEVDAEQEDLASWLMIRHGSTGCEVAPLENSRVLIKANFEEDKATDEHIGNVKALLEEYGLAPCLKTLRIQTIADQDWLAKWKEGFKPFNIGMMFLVCPPWLKDELTPEQLSERHLVLIEPGMAFGTGLHATTRYCMEAMEHFAVPDDVVDVGTGSGILSIAAAKLNPSATIVAVDTDSESIRVATENLVLNEVKNVRLIQGSTEVLDNLTFDLILSNLTCEDNIALMIDYLRLLRPSGRIICAGILVEKLSKLEEAIASYPLKIVDKQLDEKWAGITLERIPVSIRS, encoded by the coding sequence ATGACAGACAAACGAAATTGGCTTCAGCTCGAATTTGAAGTAGATGCTGAACAAGAAGATTTGGCGTCGTGGTTAATGATTCGCCACGGTTCTACCGGCTGCGAAGTTGCGCCGCTGGAAAATTCGCGCGTACTTATCAAAGCAAATTTCGAAGAAGACAAAGCGACGGATGAACACATTGGCAATGTGAAAGCCTTGCTCGAAGAATACGGACTTGCTCCTTGTCTCAAGACTTTGCGCATTCAAACAATTGCTGATCAAGATTGGTTAGCAAAATGGAAGGAAGGATTTAAACCTTTCAACATTGGCATGATGTTTCTCGTCTGCCCTCCGTGGTTGAAGGATGAACTTACGCCTGAGCAATTGAGCGAAAGACATTTGGTTCTCATTGAGCCGGGCATGGCATTCGGCACAGGACTTCATGCCACCACTCGCTACTGCATGGAAGCAATGGAACATTTTGCAGTGCCGGATGATGTTGTTGATGTCGGTACAGGCAGCGGAATTCTTTCAATTGCTGCAGCTAAACTCAATCCGTCAGCAACGATTGTTGCAGTCGATACAGACTCCGAATCAATTCGTGTTGCCACAGAAAATCTCGTACTCAATGAAGTGAAAAACGTCAGGCTCATTCAAGGAAGCACTGAAGTTTTAGACAATCTGACATTTGATTTGATACTTTCAAATTTGACGTGCGAAGACAATATCGCCCTAATGATTGATTACTTACGTCTATTGCGACCATCCGGACGCATCATTTGTGCCGGAATTCTCGTTGAAAAGTTAAGTAAGTTGGAAGAGGCAATTGCCAGCTATCCGCTAAAAATCGTCGACAAGCAATTAGACGAAAAATGGGCGGGAATCACCTTGGAAAGAATCCCTGTGTCCATTAGAAGCTAA
- a CDS encoding helix-turn-helix domain-containing protein: MKKTNPVVKFGALLRQMREGAGWTQEDLAGELNADRAWVSQLERGLKNPSLITMIKLADVFSVKVTFADSELN, translated from the coding sequence GTGAAAAAGACTAATCCCGTAGTCAAATTTGGGGCATTACTTCGCCAGATGCGTGAAGGCGCTGGCTGGACGCAGGAAGACCTGGCTGGCGAGCTAAATGCTGATAGAGCCTGGGTTTCACAACTTGAACGTGGCTTGAAGAACCCCAGTCTAATTACGATGATTAAACTGGCAGATGTCTTTTCAGTAAAAGTAACCTTTGCGGATTCTGAGCTGAATTAA
- a CDS encoding site-specific integrase, giving the protein MTKENKSNEKVNNGLYKRGNNWCIRIMINGILHRKSIGPEKAKAKAVLAELKSQRALFRVTGDMSGLEEFFKIRERKTFAEVAEAYIAERPHLKPSTLRGYREILKNYLLPTFGKLYVDQITEDQIARFQADISQSVSATRTNNILGPLRYILKTCVRRKLIGDNPALYVSQLREEDPNIDPLTADELDKVITCMKPYQQPLFLCLAWTGARPDELFALRWSDIDFQRNEIHINKGRVRGLENTTKTKSSKRVIYMLSVVRQILSSLHASSTKHLNGYVFLNKHGQPYDKHVDREWRIALSKAGVRHRPAYQLRHTFASQCLQNGLQPTWVSKMLGHSSLQTTFKHYARFIDDASNINEKRLEEFLSNRNSSNTRASSS; this is encoded by the coding sequence ATGACCAAAGAAAATAAATCAAATGAAAAAGTGAATAATGGCCTTTACAAGCGTGGGAACAACTGGTGCATTCGCATAATGATAAACGGTATATTGCACCGCAAATCAATCGGACCGGAGAAAGCAAAAGCAAAGGCAGTACTTGCAGAACTCAAAAGTCAACGAGCACTATTCCGCGTTACTGGTGATATGTCAGGCTTGGAGGAATTCTTCAAAATTAGAGAGCGTAAGACTTTTGCCGAAGTCGCAGAGGCATATATTGCTGAAAGACCACACCTAAAGCCAAGCACCCTAAGGGGCTATCGCGAGATTCTGAAAAACTACCTTCTACCTACATTTGGGAAACTCTATGTCGATCAAATTACCGAAGATCAAATTGCTCGCTTTCAAGCAGACATATCACAATCTGTTTCAGCTACTCGCACCAATAACATCCTTGGTCCGTTGCGCTATATCCTAAAAACTTGCGTCCGACGAAAACTAATCGGCGATAATCCTGCCTTATATGTTAGTCAACTCAGAGAGGAAGATCCAAATATTGATCCGTTAACAGCCGATGAGCTAGATAAGGTAATAACGTGTATGAAACCCTATCAGCAACCATTGTTTCTCTGCCTCGCATGGACTGGAGCAAGACCAGATGAACTATTCGCCTTAAGATGGTCTGATATCGATTTCCAGCGCAACGAAATTCACATTAACAAAGGGCGAGTTAGAGGACTAGAAAACACAACAAAAACAAAGTCTAGCAAACGAGTCATATACATGCTGTCAGTAGTGAGGCAGATCCTGTCCAGTCTTCACGCCAGCAGTACCAAACACTTAAATGGCTATGTTTTCCTCAACAAGCATGGACAACCATATGACAAACATGTAGATAGAGAATGGCGGATTGCACTTAGCAAGGCCGGCGTAAGACATCGCCCGGCTTATCAATTACGCCATACATTTGCGAGCCAATGCTTACAGAATGGTTTGCAACCAACATGGGTATCGAAGATGCTGGGGCACTCCAGTTTGCAAACCACATTCAAGCATTATGCACGATTTATTGATGACGCGTCTAATATCAATGAGAAACGCCTAGAGGAGTTTCTGTCTAATAGAAATAGCTCGAATACACGTGCGAGTTCCTCATAA
- a CDS encoding thermonuclease family protein, with translation MLKYFLAPILFICLLISAAYSDPLKVTTNSDAFYARIVNIHDGDTITVKTTSGEQITVRLAGIDAPELDQPYGMEAKLWLDNWAKGPNREILSVSGRRALEESRGQYFIPTGRDRYGRTIAYMYAGADVVEGTPANYFKQSSINQNLVELGAAWWFRRYEPSNPEMEAAEVDARKHKRGLWNVNKKQPQPIPPWEWRKMKKDHALMPDELNEKI, from the coding sequence ATGCTCAAGTACTTTCTAGCCCCCATTCTATTTATATGTTTGCTGATTTCAGCAGCCTACTCAGATCCGCTTAAGGTAACCACGAATTCAGATGCATTCTATGCACGAATCGTGAATATACACGATGGCGACACAATAACCGTTAAGACAACTAGTGGTGAGCAAATCACCGTTAGATTGGCAGGTATTGATGCACCGGAGCTGGATCAGCCATATGGAATGGAAGCTAAGCTATGGCTAGATAACTGGGCGAAAGGTCCCAATCGAGAGATCCTTTCTGTATCAGGAAGAAGAGCATTAGAAGAGTCTCGCGGGCAATACTTTATACCGACGGGAAGGGATCGCTATGGCAGAACCATTGCTTATATGTATGCAGGGGCTGATGTAGTGGAAGGTACTCCAGCTAATTACTTCAAGCAATCTAGTATCAATCAAAACTTGGTTGAACTTGGTGCTGCTTGGTGGTTTAGGCGATACGAACCAAGCAATCCAGAAATGGAAGCTGCAGAAGTTGATGCGCGTAAGCACAAGCGCGGCTTATGGAATGTAAACAAGAAACAACCTCAACCGATACCACCATGGGAATGGCGCAAGATGAAGAAAGATCATGCGTTGATGCCTGATGAGCTGAACGAGAAGATATAG
- a CDS encoding TonB C-terminal domain-containing protein, translating to MSTVKAVPFPVLLSMMLYIAAQPLVYCGDTVAQTTSAVKTDGSMSDYCDKIVTQIKKSWIKDPEITVPIQMEITVSSTGKISDIKGTATNDLRMFKIAQQQILKLGNVDTPPLQAKQPLRIYLRLSNEQEGITASSLSIADLSPYMERMQKRVRRYFHVPNKGTFTWSIFQFKLWRDGTISDIKLVRSNGFDYADSAGEKALENSSPQETMPDGSPRFIDTQFRLDYLPTKKQTWN from the coding sequence ATGTCCACCGTGAAAGCCGTTCCGTTTCCCGTATTGCTCTCAATGATGTTGTATATAGCCGCACAACCCTTGGTCTATTGTGGAGACACTGTTGCACAAACTACATCTGCAGTAAAAACAGACGGGTCAATGTCGGACTATTGCGACAAAATTGTCACTCAGATTAAAAAATCGTGGATTAAGGATCCTGAGATAACGGTGCCCATCCAGATGGAAATTACAGTTAGTTCCACAGGCAAGATCTCAGACATAAAAGGCACAGCAACTAACGATCTACGAATGTTCAAAATTGCGCAGCAGCAAATTCTAAAGTTAGGTAATGTGGATACACCACCATTGCAAGCAAAGCAGCCGCTTAGAATTTATTTGAGACTTTCAAATGAACAGGAAGGTATTACTGCTTCAAGCTTGTCAATTGCAGACCTTTCACCATACATGGAGCGAATGCAAAAAAGGGTTCGTCGATACTTCCACGTTCCCAACAAAGGCACATTTACTTGGTCAATATTTCAATTCAAACTTTGGCGTGACGGAACCATTTCGGACATCAAGCTAGTACGAAGTAACGGTTTTGACTATGCCGATTCCGCCGGGGAAAAAGCACTAGAAAACTCTAGCCCACAAGAAACAATGCCAGATGGTAGTCCGAGATTTATTGACACGCAGTTTAGGTTGGATTACCTACCCACCAAAAAACAAACCTGGAACTGA